GTTGGTCACCAAAATTCTGTCACTGTGAATATCCAGTCTCTCCACTTCTTCCACTGATTCAATCAGCACCACATCGTTGGGGGCAACCCCCATTGCGCCTTCGGGTTCAGGATGCCCCTTTTTACCGATATAAATCACTTTATATCCTGCGGCCACTTTTTCTTTGATCAACTTATGGGTTTTGGTTACATCCGGACAAGTGGCATCTATAATTGTCAGCCCTTTTTCTTGGGCAATCCGGCGTACTTCAGGTGAAACCCCATGGGCGGTAAAAATCACAGTGCCTCTATCAACCTGTTTGATGATCTCCACACGGTTAGGCCCATCAAGGGTGATGACACCTTGTTCCTTGAATGCGTCAACCACATGCTGGTTATGCACAATCATGCCTATAATGTAGATCGGACGCGGCAGGTCAGGATTGGCTGCTGCCTCACTGGCCAGTTTCATGGCATCGACAACACCGTAACAGTACCCTCTGGGGGAGATTTTTACGACTTTCATCGGCAGGACAACTCCTTTGTGTGTTATTGTTATCATCGTACCACGAATGAAGGCAAGATAAAACCCATTTGCTTGAGGGGAAAAATAGTCTTTTTTCCTCTATTGACAAAAATTAAGGGTTGAATGAAGCTAAACAAGCATGGTATACTGTCAAATGCACAATAAACTAGAATGATGAAAGTGAGCCGGGCAATCGCAAGTGATCGGTTAAGATCACTTGAGGAAAGTCCGGGCACCACAGGGCAGGATGCCAGCTAACGGCTGGTCAGCGCGAGCTGAAGGAAAGTGCCACAGAAACATAGACCGCCGATGGTTGCCTGTGGTGGGCTGATTGCCTCCTCGGCAACCGCCCATCCACGGGCTTCACAGGCAAGGGTGGAAGCGTGAGGTAAGAGCTCACGAGGTCAACAGGCAACTGTTGACCTGGTAAACCCCATCCGGTGCAAGACCAAATAGGGAGTAGTTGACCATTGTGTCAACCGCTTTGGCCCGAAGCGTCCCGTGGTTGGTCGCTTGAGCTATACAGCGATGTATAGCCTAGATAGATGATTGCCACTCCATGGTGTGGGAGGCTGAAGCCGTCATACCACCAGGAGGACAGAACCCGGCTTACAGGCTCACTTTCATCACTGGTTGCATCATACATAGCACAGACATAGCACAGATCAAGCATAAAAAATCCTTAACAATGGCCTGTTTGACCAAACAAATGGCCACGAACATTGTTAAGGATTTTTTTTACATACTAAAGGCTTTCGCCAGCGATAAGCTGGGCGAAAGCCACATTTGTCTTCACCATATTATTTTTTGGCGGCTTGCTTTTTGTTTGAAGCCGGATGCGAGTTTGGTGTGGCGTGGTTTTTAAAATGAGGTGTTGAAACTTCG
This DNA window, taken from Caldalkalibacillus thermarum, encodes the following:
- a CDS encoding 4-hydroxy-3-methylbut-2-enyl diphosphate reductase, which codes for MKVVKISPRGYCYGVVDAMKLASEAAANPDLPRPIYIIGMIVHNQHVVDAFKEQGVITLDGPNRVEIIKQVDRGTVIFTAHGVSPEVRRIAQEKGLTIIDATCPDVTKTHKLIKEKVAAGYKVIYIGKKGHPEPEGAMGVAPNDVVLIESVEEVERLDIHSDRILVTNQTTMSQWDVKEIMDKILEKYPYAELNNEICLATQVRQEAVAEQAKQCDLTIVVGDPRSNNSNRLAQVSEEIAGTPAYRVADVSEIKREWLEGVKVVGVTSGASTPTQVTNEVIRFLEQYDPHDPKTWEPKRRLNLKRILPKPRRDHSSCKR